From the Lactuca sativa cultivar Salinas chromosome 9, Lsat_Salinas_v11, whole genome shotgun sequence genome, the window attgcacgtttggtttttaatttttttttttttgcatttggaTCGtctctgtggtttgattttgttgcgtttttcgtccctatggtttggtcaaatattacacgtttggtccctaaatttatgtatgtaagggacgaaaaacgcaacaaaatcaaactagagggacgatccgagtgcaaaaaaaagttagggaccaaacgtgcaattttgaccaaaccatagggacgatttcaataATTTGCTCTTGTAATTAATTTCAAACTTAAGGACCATATTTGCAATAAATTCCTTATAAGGACCAAACTCTGTATTTTTGCTGAATACAAGTactatttatgtaattttcttTAAATAgataatataaatattttttgaaaAGATTAAGAATTTTCACTAACCGATCCCCTCCGTTTTACTTTAtttctataataataataataatacacatTATTGTGTGTTGACTTTAAAGTCAACGTATTCATCTGTCATCTTAGTATCAACAGCTGCTTTAGTGTGATCAACCTGCGATTCACGTTCTTTTTCCTACATAGCAATCGAattcaaacttaaaaaaaatggaaaatctTGATTtcccattttatatgttttatttagaTTTTAGATAAAATTTCTTGGTTATATTAGCTGGCTTTGACTTCAAATCATTTGAATAAATTGAATTATGAGAATATGAGATGTCCTTTTTGCGTACTTGCATGCATCCAACCAAGTCTTTGTATTCGTTTTTTCTTTCGAATTAATTTATCTTGTTACAAAAGTCAATGAATTCATATTATCTTTGAAAAAATTCCGAATTCTATGACGAATTTCATGCAGATTTTGATGTTCTTGATTGAGAATATAATGTTGAAATGATCGTTCATGATTCTACATATTTCCTTGATAACCAACAGTTTTCTTGTGAATTTGAAACAATACGATAACAAAATTCCTTTATGATTCATACGATATACATTAAATTCTGCATCTTGTGTAATCTATATCTATAATACATGGATTGTCTCATACGAAAGAAAAAAGAATAAGACTTTGACACGTGGCTAATTCTATATCCTATTACAAGAATGTAATTTTGCACAAAAATCGCATCAATTATGAAGTGGGTTTGGTCCACCTGGAACAGTTTGTTCAGATTCATTCAATGATCCGCCATTGTTGCTCTGAAATTGCTTGAAACGATATTGATAAGAACTTGTTCTTAGTTGCCTCTTATAAGAAAAAAGAAACTTTCTTGATAACAATCTTTGGTGTGACTCTTGATCGACTTCCGTCATCATACTGCAATTCACAAAATGAAAACTTGCGATCAAGATCATCAAAATAAGAACTGAGAATCGTTTCATGCTTCAAAAGATGTGATTTTTATGTTAAGATTGAGGAAATATGAAAAGGGTTCTTGAAATTGTGATGTATTTATAGCAGAAGAGAGATATATACAGTTGGACAAGGAGACAGAGACATTGTATAGAATCAAATTTGACTCAATTGCTGTAAAATTACCTTAATGACCTTCTTTTATCCTTAGTTGACCACCACTAATTTCATATAATAATGCCATAGAAATAATAGAACATGGGAGATATAAGATATTAgcttaattaaaatatatatatatatatatatatatatatatatatatatatatatatatatatatatatatatatataagtagtaCTACAATAATTTTGGCATGCTTAGAGTAGGAATCGAGATTGTTGAATCCCCTCTAGTTTACTCCAATTTGTCATATTTTAGGGCACAAATTAACATTCTCATCATATTCAAGTTCTTTTAGGttattttgtaaaagcatttattGTTTTCAATGCATAATAAACTAGATATTCTgtagtaaaccctagtgttttTTGTATCATGAACTAATGATTCCTCCTATATGAAAGGGAATATTCAGCAAAGTTGCAATATTATATGGTTTTTGATTAacaaatgtttcatttatattaattgcATATGTCTAGCTTCCTTTCTATTCTTTGTGTTTGCCACTCAGTTTTATTGCTTTAAGCTTGTTTTGCTAGTGCCATTTGTGACTTGTTGCTAGTAATTGTtttcaatgtttatattttatagtTTGAGCTTGTTTTGCTAGTATCTACTTCATGACTTATGTGCTAGTATTCTTTTTCACTATTTATGTATTCTTCAATTTCTTTACCAGAATATCATCCTCCTCTTTACTTTCAACTTTATTGCTAGTAtctgttttctttttctttaatcACACAAAACTGGTTATTCTTCATTACATGTAGGAGATCATCTGCTTTCTTTTTCTTTGGTCACACAACCTTGTTTATTATTCATTACATGCTTACGCAGGAGATCAACTAGTTTAGGcttatattttgtttatttatttatttatttttaatttttttattatgttaGAGGTCATCAATGGAAGCAACTTACTCTTTACTTCTTTTACCCCATTCTTATTGAACTTAGGTATGTTATTGTGTGTTAACCGAAATCAATCTACAAAATTTTGTTACTATAAGGCGGTGTTTGTTTTGAACACGTAAAACGTCTTCAATCTTTTTTTATATCTGTGGAATAAAATAtagaccaaaaatatttttccatATCTTCGgtcttcataaaaaaaattatatattttttaaagtcTTCATAAAAAAGAatagtgatggtgatggtagtGGTGACATAGGTAGGAGTGGTGGTGGCGGCAGAGGTAAGAGTGGTGACATAGATGGCGGTGGCGGCGCTGGTGGAAAAAAGAAATATTATATTATGCTTAAACTTAGAAATCGTCTTTGAAAATCAGAAACTatttttttttcggaaaaaaaatgTGACGATGACTTTTTTATATCTTTTGTCTTCCAAAACGCAGTCTTTTTACCGAATCTCTTTCCTACTACATAAAAGATCAAAAGAgttttgccaaaaaaaaaaacaaacaaacacctAGTAAGTCTAAAACAAAAATCAGACACCTTTTACAAAGAAAGACAACTAAAAATCTACACAAAACACGCATCAttcattttgaaatgaaaaaaaataataataataataggtaacatatcataatcatcataTTATGCCAAATAATACGACTATTATAACATACAAGAAGTCACAATCATGGACACCCATATACTACAAATTCCTCAAGGCATCACAAAGAAAGTCACTCATGTTTATTGTCTTCACCTGTTGTCTCTTCCTTGGTTTCACCGGCTGCTAATTCTGTACTCTGTGAAACATGGTCATCTGGAGTTGACTCAGGTTGAGTTGACTCAGCTGGTTGAACAGGTGTAGCAGACGACTCGGGTGCAGATTCTGGATTCTTAATTGTACCAACTTTGACATACTTGCTCATGAACTTATATTCCCAATCTTGTAAGGCTTCAAGCTCGAATACACCAAGACCAGTGAGATCACCATTTAAATCTTTATCTTCAAATGACATTTTCGCAAGAGCTCTACTAGCATCCTTCCCTGCAAACAACGCATATGGTCCACCTGGTCCATAGAACATCCTGCAAGAAATCAAAAGGGTTACCAAAAAATCAGTACTTTATTCACAAATTGTAGCTTCTTCAATAATGCCCAAATCATAAGCTTAAGAATCGAATTATGAACCCTAATTTTGATTATACACATTCCTCAAGTCAACAGAATTCGTCGTCTTAAAGCCAATAAAGAAATATTTAGAGATTATGCTCTTCTCAAAAAGGTACTGAAAAACGTACGACCGAAATCAAATCAGTAAAGTGAAATTCTATGGTGATAAAATAGAAGCAAAATTgtgataaaataataatatacctGCTTTGTGAGACATCGTAGATTTGACCCTTGATCGCCATAAGGAGAGGCTTGTTAGAATCGTTGCCGTCGTAGGCTTTCAACTCCTCCTCGGAAATCTCGCCGAGCTGAACCGGCGGTGGGAGAGGCTGCGATTCTTCTTCTTGGAATGATCTAGAGCTTTGTTGTGGATGATAATCGGAGGATCCACCGAACATACCG encodes:
- the LOC111901720 gene encoding membrane steroid-binding protein 2, encoding MDVPLLETLKEAITAYTGLSPTTFATVVALALAGFYVAYGMFGGSSDYHPQQSSRSFQEEESQPLPPPVQLGEISEEELKAYDGNDSNKPLLMAIKGQIYDVSQSRMFYGPGGPYALFAGKDASRALAKMSFEDKDLNGDLTGLGVFELEALQDWEYKFMSKYVKVGTIKNPESAPESSATPVQPAESTQPESTPDDHVSQSTELAAGETKEETTGEDNKHE